In a genomic window of Sporosarcina trichiuri:
- the dapA gene encoding 4-hydroxy-tetrahydrodipicolinate synthase: MNFGQLITAMVTPFNAQEDIDFTAAEELIEHLIATGTDALVVAGTTGESPTLTASEKAALFRHTVRCAGGRIPVIAGTGTNSTRESIELTRAAEEAGADGVMLVVPYYNKPCQEGMYAHFKAIAESTSLPVMLYNIPGRSTVNLEIETIVKLAEIPNITAIKEAGGSLETMASIIEQTPAGFAVYSGDDALTLPALTIGGAGVVSVAAHLIGPEMKAMMHTAESGRFEEAASLHRSLLPLMKELFKAPNPSPVKAALNLQGLPAGTVRLPMVPLTDRQQQSLANVLDDLNCKATA; the protein is encoded by the coding sequence ATGAATTTTGGACAGCTGATCACCGCGATGGTGACCCCATTCAATGCACAGGAAGACATCGATTTCACAGCCGCGGAGGAACTGATCGAGCACTTGATCGCAACAGGGACGGACGCCCTCGTTGTCGCCGGGACGACCGGCGAATCCCCGACATTGACCGCTTCGGAGAAAGCAGCTCTCTTCCGCCATACGGTCCGGTGTGCAGGCGGACGGATCCCTGTCATTGCAGGCACCGGCACGAACAGCACCCGGGAGTCGATCGAACTGACCCGCGCAGCTGAGGAAGCGGGCGCTGACGGCGTCATGCTCGTCGTCCCCTATTACAACAAACCTTGCCAGGAAGGGATGTATGCCCATTTCAAGGCGATTGCGGAGTCGACTTCGCTGCCTGTCATGCTGTACAACATCCCTGGCCGGAGCACCGTCAATCTGGAAATCGAAACGATCGTGAAACTTGCGGAAATCCCGAATATCACAGCCATCAAGGAAGCGGGCGGCAGCCTGGAGACAATGGCATCGATCATCGAACAGACGCCTGCCGGTTTCGCTGTCTACAGCGGGGATGATGCGCTGACACTGCCGGCATTGACGATCGGCGGCGCAGGCGTCGTCTCCGTCGCGGCTCACCTCATCGGACCGGAGATGAAAGCGATGATGCATACGGCTGAAAGCGGGCGTTTCGAGGAGGCCGCTTCGCTCCACCGCAGCCTCCTGCCTCTCATGAAGGAACTGTTCAAAGCACCGAACCCTTCACCCGTCAAAGCGGCTTTGAATCTGCAGGGACTGCCCGCCGGCACGGTCCGTCTCCCGATGGTGCCGCTGACGGACAGGCAGCAGCAGTCGCTCGCAAATGTCCTCGATGACTTGAACTGCAAAGCAACCGCCTGA